One genomic segment of Coffea arabica cultivar ET-39 chromosome 6e, Coffea Arabica ET-39 HiFi, whole genome shotgun sequence includes these proteins:
- the LOC113695567 gene encoding uncharacterized protein isoform X2: MAESGMGRHNFDIDILKETLCAQQQLLQKLYNELEAEREASSSAASEALSMILRLQGEKAAVQMEAEQYKRLAEEKMGYAEESLAIFEDIMYQKDMEMAALDSQVQAYRYKLLSMGCEDPGIGETTSPENLLQRNESFVGETNLKRIGRRNSAPLLTLISCMRKGVTERESCLSPKTDLVHKTVEDCTAQDMNESSSDWEKKTDNSNMGDINSYLEQIRKLDGRVKEIAGVSYANLQSSTRSPSPLSQSSGNPYDLTREPTAYDMDKVKHPGNVKESEITTECPCSPGVLDVFEVPQVEESYDDCQLKRNNQKKMVLQDENKVEKPDAVSEEIVKPYIQEQESDWLQKVLKSSQQQKTFCKPSSAIEVDCNFATVHPIGKVSISQPLLQQFNQTSEIVEIDRQAGRLVSADREEERKLLKEIREKLNSIECEIRSWKVKESSHRDEVPIATLAEAMLHFWL, encoded by the exons ATGGCCGAAAGTGGCATGGGGAGACACAATTTTGATATAGATATCCTCAAAGAAACCCTCTGCGCTCAGCAACAGTTGCTGCAGAAGCTTTACAATGAGTTGGAAGCAGAGAGAGAGGCCTCTTCTTCTGCTGCCAGTGAAGCTTTGTCTATGATATTGCGCCTACAAGGAGAAAAAGCTGCTGTGCAAATGGAAGCAGAGCAATACAAAAGATTGGCAGAGGAAAAAATGGGATATGCAGAGGAATCATTagcaatttttgaagatattatgTATCAGAAAGATATGGAGATGGCAGCTTTGGATTCTCAAGTGCAGGCTTACAGGTATAAGCTATTAAGCATGGGTTGTGAAGATCCAGGAATTGGTGAAACAACGTCTCCAGAAAACCTCttacaaagaaatgaatctttTGTAGGGGAAACGAATTTGAAAAGGATCGGAAGGAGAAATTCTGCACCCCTCCTAACTTTGATATCATGCATGAGGAAAGGTGTGACTGAGAGAGAGAGTTGTTTAAGCCCCAAAACAGATCTGGTTCATAAGACAGTCGAAGATTGCACAGCACAGGACATGAATGAATCGAGTTCTGATTGGGAGAAAAAGACAGATAATTCTAATATGGGAGACATCAACTCATATCTGGAGCAGATCAGAAAGTTAGATGGTCGTGTTAAAGAGATAGCAGGAGTTAGCTATGCAAACTTACAAAGTTCAACGAGGTCTCCTTCACCGCTTTCACAAAGCTCTGGAAACCCCTATGATCTGACAAGAGAACCAACAGCATATGACATGGATAAGGTCAAACATCCAGGAAATGTGAAGGAAAGTGAAATAACAACTGAATGTCCTTGTTCCCCAGGTGTCCTTGATGTCTTTGAAGTCCCCCAGGTGGAAGAGAGTTATGATGATTGCCAATTGAAGAGAAACAATCAGAAGAAGATGGTTTTGCAAGATGAGAACAAGGTTGAAAAACCAGATGCCGTTTCTGAGGAGATTGTTAAGCCATACATTCAAGAACAAGAAAGTGACTGGCTACAGAAAGTGCTAAAATCTTCCCAGCAACAGAAAACATTTTGTAAACCAAGTAGTGCCATTGAAGTTGATTGCAACTTTGCAACGGTTCATCCTATAGGAAAAGTTTCTATATCTCAACCGTTGCTGCAACAGTTCAATCAGACTTCAGAAATAGTTGAGATTGATAGACAGGCTGGTAGACTAGTATCTGCAGACAGAGAGGAAGAACGGAAACTATTGAAAGAGATAAGAGAGAAGCTGAATTCAATAGAGTGTGAGATCAGAAGTTGGAAAGTTAAGGAGTCTTCACATAGAGATGAGGTACCGATTGCCACCCTTGCAGAG GCAATGCTTCATTTTTGGCTCTGA
- the LOC113695567 gene encoding uncharacterized protein isoform X1: MAESGMGRHNFDIDILKETLCAQQQLLQKLYNELEAEREASSSAASEALSMILRLQGEKAAVQMEAEQYKRLAEEKMGYAEESLAIFEDIMYQKDMEMAALDSQVQAYRYKLLSMGCEDPGIGETTSPENLLQRNESFVGETNLKRIGRRNSAPLLTLISCMRKGVTERESCLSPKTDLVHKTVEDCTAQDMNESSSDWEKKTDNSNMGDINSYLEQIRKLDGRVKEIAGVSYANLQSSTRSPSPLSQSSGNPYDLTREPTAYDMDKVKHPGNVKESEITTECPCSPGVLDVFEVPQVEESYDDCQLKRNNQKKMVLQDENKVEKPDAVSEEIVKPYIQEQESDWLQKVLKSSQQQKTFCKPSSAIEVDCNFATVHPIGKVSISQPLLQQFNQTSEIVEIDRQAGRLVSADREEERKLLKEIREKLNSIECEIRSWKVKESSHRDEVPIATLAEVIFFNLFSLCLHYCS; encoded by the coding sequence ATGGCCGAAAGTGGCATGGGGAGACACAATTTTGATATAGATATCCTCAAAGAAACCCTCTGCGCTCAGCAACAGTTGCTGCAGAAGCTTTACAATGAGTTGGAAGCAGAGAGAGAGGCCTCTTCTTCTGCTGCCAGTGAAGCTTTGTCTATGATATTGCGCCTACAAGGAGAAAAAGCTGCTGTGCAAATGGAAGCAGAGCAATACAAAAGATTGGCAGAGGAAAAAATGGGATATGCAGAGGAATCATTagcaatttttgaagatattatgTATCAGAAAGATATGGAGATGGCAGCTTTGGATTCTCAAGTGCAGGCTTACAGGTATAAGCTATTAAGCATGGGTTGTGAAGATCCAGGAATTGGTGAAACAACGTCTCCAGAAAACCTCttacaaagaaatgaatctttTGTAGGGGAAACGAATTTGAAAAGGATCGGAAGGAGAAATTCTGCACCCCTCCTAACTTTGATATCATGCATGAGGAAAGGTGTGACTGAGAGAGAGAGTTGTTTAAGCCCCAAAACAGATCTGGTTCATAAGACAGTCGAAGATTGCACAGCACAGGACATGAATGAATCGAGTTCTGATTGGGAGAAAAAGACAGATAATTCTAATATGGGAGACATCAACTCATATCTGGAGCAGATCAGAAAGTTAGATGGTCGTGTTAAAGAGATAGCAGGAGTTAGCTATGCAAACTTACAAAGTTCAACGAGGTCTCCTTCACCGCTTTCACAAAGCTCTGGAAACCCCTATGATCTGACAAGAGAACCAACAGCATATGACATGGATAAGGTCAAACATCCAGGAAATGTGAAGGAAAGTGAAATAACAACTGAATGTCCTTGTTCCCCAGGTGTCCTTGATGTCTTTGAAGTCCCCCAGGTGGAAGAGAGTTATGATGATTGCCAATTGAAGAGAAACAATCAGAAGAAGATGGTTTTGCAAGATGAGAACAAGGTTGAAAAACCAGATGCCGTTTCTGAGGAGATTGTTAAGCCATACATTCAAGAACAAGAAAGTGACTGGCTACAGAAAGTGCTAAAATCTTCCCAGCAACAGAAAACATTTTGTAAACCAAGTAGTGCCATTGAAGTTGATTGCAACTTTGCAACGGTTCATCCTATAGGAAAAGTTTCTATATCTCAACCGTTGCTGCAACAGTTCAATCAGACTTCAGAAATAGTTGAGATTGATAGACAGGCTGGTAGACTAGTATCTGCAGACAGAGAGGAAGAACGGAAACTATTGAAAGAGATAAGAGAGAAGCTGAATTCAATAGAGTGTGAGATCAGAAGTTGGAAAGTTAAGGAGTCTTCACATAGAGATGAGGTACCGATTGCCACCCTTGCAGAGGTAATCTTCTTCAACTTGTTTAGTCTTTGCCTTCATTACTGTAGCTAA